GGTACTCTATCTCCAGTCTTGTAATGGTGGCCGATTCTTTTTAGGACTCTTGTATCTCGAGCAAAATGTTCCATCAAGACACTTGgtaattcaacaaaatcTGTCGAACATCTAGTGCCGCTGACATTTTGTAAACGTGTCCTACCTAACATGGAATGTATTGCGTGGCCCATTTCATGGAATAGcgtttcaatttcattcaaagcTAATAGGCATATTGTTTCCCCTGAATTTAGACATCTAGTATTAAAATTGCATAATAAGGAAATAATCGGTAATTGAAATTTCGTTCCATCAACATTAGTACCAAGTTGAATGGTGGAAAAATCATCTTCGTGAGGGTATATTTGTCTTGAACAACATATTGTAAAATGGGCTGCATTATTGGTTTTACCTTGACGTCTAAATAAGTCACAATAGATTATGCCAATCAACCCTTCCTTTTCAGAAACTACATTCAATCTTCGAACATCAGATGACCATGTCTCTCCTTTGCCAGCTACAGCAGGTTCAAATCGTATACCATAGATACTCTCAAATATGTCTGATAATCCTTGTATAACATTTCCTAAGGGATAATATACATCCAAAGCATAATCATCCAATAGCAAATGTTTTTGCTTATTGCGATGTATTGCCGTATAGTATTCGCGATCCCAGGGACGTACTGCAGTTAGAATTTCATCGACATCATCACTTGGTTTTTCTCCCTTCTCATTATGTATAAGGTCCGATATAAATTTGAGTTCTTTGGCTGCTTTAGGCTTTAGAAAGTCCATTAATGActttaaaaattcatcaacatcTTTGGGATTTTTGGCCATTTTGCCATCAATAGCATAAGCCGCGTAACATTCTCTGCCCATTGTATGAGCTAGGAAGGCTCTAATTTTAACCAAATTTGTTAATCGTTCAATTTGTTGCTTAGAACAATCATGCATTGCAacccatatttttttcctaaTTTCAGGATCCGTACATGCTTTTAATATTAGAAAGGGAAGATGACCATATGTTGGGATCTTGTAATATTTACCTGTTATATCCTTGCCCAGTTGGCATGCCACATCGAATTCTATCCCAGCATTGTCTAGTTCAGAGCGCTTTACTTTGATATGATTTCTTGCCAATTggtttatattattaatatattcttgaCCTATCACACTAATATCTTGTGACAATGTTATAAATTGGTCTTTCTTTCCAGAATCCATATAGATACCTGATTTGATGAAATCCTGTAGTAAAATATACCctacttttttttcctcCTCTGATAATTTAGATAGAACTTGTTCATCTTGTAAAGTctcattcaataattcacATAACTCTCTATCTGTGTTTAAAACATTCATAAACTCGAATAACTTCTCATGACAGTCTTGCGCAGCTTCAATAAAGCCTTCCTCCGGATGAGCTGATCGTATGAATTCACAAAGATCAATGACTCTACATAATGTATCACTCAACCGATCTAGCTCGATGACGAAGTTAACTTTACCGTCCAACGATCGGTCACTCTTCAAGTTatcaatgattttttttgctttaGCTAGCGACACATCACTAAATTCACGTAAACCACTAGGTGTAGTTAAGTAAGGGTTTGCAAATAACCCTGTAGTCTTGGTGGCAGGATTTGGCACCAATTGTGATAGGATTTTTCCTGTGTATGTATTGTTTGGATTATTTATTGAGACCCAATATTGTGAATCGTCAAATACTCTTTTCAGCGGAGGATCTTGTTGTTTGGTCCATAGGTTTCTTCTTACTGAACTGCGATAAAACTTGGTTGGCAGAACTTGATTCCGAAAGATTCTCAGATATCGTAATTGTTTTAATTCAGTTCTGGTTACCATCATGGTACTATGGAAGATGCTGGGATATGCTGTTAGATGATGGTGCTTGTCGGTACTTGAGTTCTGTGTTCGGAGTTCCTTTTATTGACTTCTCGATAAATATTGTTCTTTGTGTTAgatagaaatatataaattatgaATTGAGGGAATTCGTCACCTTTGCATGGGCTGACACATGTTtagtaaaaataattataaaacCAATTTACATGATGGATAAATATTGATTAGTTACATAAATACACTGGAAGATTATATTCTGTCATATTTGCATTATTTTTGAAGTTGTTGATTATATACTCTCAAAATCTCGCCACATAAATATAGGGATCCACAAATAACAACAGGCCTCttatttgatttataaTTGTACGCTACATCAACTAAGACCTGTTTGATGCTGGGCTGAACTTCCACGTTTTTCGTATAGTTTTTCTCTATAAAATCAGATAATTCTGTTGGGTCTATCGGTTTGATCCATGGCATACCCTCTACGGAGCCAAATCGAGTGATGACGACGTGATCTTTAGACCTTAGAATTGGATCAAGCAATGGAGACAGCTTCTTACCGTTAGTCACAGCCATTATAAAAGTTAATTCATCGTCACCAAATGTTTTCCTAAGATATTTTGCCAATTCAACAGCAGCACTCCCATTGTGAGCTCCATCAAGTAGTAGCGGCACAGTGACATCTTGGTCCCCATTTTTATAATGGTATTTGATTGTTTGTAATCTTCCCGGCCATCTGACTGAAAATATACcatcttgtaattcattttttgaaacattgattttgttgattttttgTAAGTGATCCAGTATCGATATCGCCACTCTCAAGTTGAAGATTTGGTATTCCCCATTTAACGGCagatttttccaattcaaaaGTCCCCATGATTTGGTctctattttatttgagTCAACGGAACCGTTGGTAATCATCAAATTACAATTCATTGCATCACATCTTTTCTTAACGACTTCAAGAACACTAGGATCGTTAGATCCATCTACTACTGCAAACTTGCTCCCTTCTGTAATGATTCCAGCTTTTTCCTTAGCAATCTCAGGAAGAGAATTGCCCAAGAAACTTTCATGATCTAAACCAATCTTTGTAATACCACATGCATATTTCGATGAGCCCGGTACTACGTTAGTTGCATCAAGTCTGCCACCTAATCCGACCTCCAAAATGCAAAACTTACAGTTAGcttgatgaaaatatttcaagGCTGTACATgtcaataattcaaattcgGAACAATCCAAACTAAATTGGTCATTGAtacttttcaaatcagTCCTAATCTTGTTAAATTCTAAATCAGACACAGGTACATTGTTCACAGTAATTGAGTCAGTGATTTTAATTAAGTGTGGTGATGTAAATTTTCCTACTTTGTAAACTTGATTGTAGCCAAGTATCGATGATAGATAAGAACACACTGATCCCTTGCCATTGGTACCAGCTATATGAAGGACTTTTAAACTAGTATGTGGATTACCAATATGATCTAATAACTTGGCAATTCTTGTGAGACCTAATTCTATACTCATTTGGAAAACAGCGACCTTAACCTTAATGCAATTGAATGCATATCAGTAGAAGAAAGCGGTAAAAGCAAAAGGTAGTTTCGTCTTTCATCTCCAGccttttttgaatttggatGTTGGCTTACTATCCTGATGTCAAGTAGTTTTTCCTTAGGGCGACTCAGAAAAGAACGTGAGTGAAAAATAGGtcaaaattacaaaagtCTCAAATAAGAAGAGATAAGATATACCTTTCTCTTTAAGcatattttaaatgaaaaaagatcTAAGCCAATTGGCAATTATGAGAATTGCATATAAAGTTACTTAAATTACAATATTGAACTACCATAAAGTTCGAAGGACGTTTTAGGCTAGTTTTTagaatatatcaataaaaGATTCACCTATCAAAGCATGGACTGGTCTGATAGTATGTCGTAATATAGGATCAAGCTTTAAGAAAGTGTATGTATACTTCCCATACAAGAAAAACCTTGTCTAATTCTTAATCTTCCCAAGATTTTCTTGCCAGACAGCTGCATCAACTTCAAATGAATCTTCCAAAACTTGGACTTTTTCTCTCAACACTTGTGACCATTGATCCAtcaaatattgatattcttcttcatcctcTACGGTGGCTACTTGTTGAAGGAAAATGTTATCTGTCTCTTCTGGAGATGTCCCATCTTCTGCAGCACACTTCAATgtaaattcaatgatttcCAAACTTAATAGATTGTTTtgtaaatttattgattctATCATCCATTGGGTAAATTTAACGAAATGGTTGTATGTGATGTCCATATTAAGAATGGTCTCGCTAGATAATGTTAAATCAGAGTTCAATGTTTTGGATAGTATTTCCTTTTGTAGTGATTCAGTGAAGAAGTATTTTAATAGATCAAGCGTCTCTAAGAACTTGATGGAAAATGATCCAAAGAAGACTACTATAAAAGAAAGATCATCATGTGCCGAAGTATATTCCTTAATGTTGATATTCTGTAAGGATTCATTGTAAAATCTTAACTTTTTGACAAATTTGATCAAGGTAGTTCTTTCAAATCTCAAAGTAGAAACCCTGCGCATGTGACCAATAAACTTATTCAAAAGTTGAATGTTATGAGTAACATATTCAACATATAACTCTATAATGGATGTGAGAGATGTGATGATTTCATCTGTAACTCGTAAAGATTCGACTTTACGTTTGGTCTGTTGTTTCTTGCTCGCAGTCATAGAGTTCAATCTGACAGATACCTGcaattgaataattcaGATCTTATATTTTAGTGCTGTGATTCACACAATGGAATAGACGCTACTGGTTTTGATTTCAAGATATTCTATCTGTAGTCTGATCTGACATGTCCATAATCcagttgaaaaatttcaaccTTAAAACTTTACTGTTTACGAACGCGACTTTTTTTACGCGACGAGTACGCACAAGAAAACTTGAGCacaatgaaaaaaaaaagtcGATACTTCGA
The Naumovozyma dairenensis CBS 421 chromosome 5, complete genome DNA segment above includes these coding regions:
- the OCT1 gene encoding metalloendopeptidase (similar to Saccharomyces cerevisiae OCT1 (YKL134C); ancestral locus Anc_2.432), whose translation is MMVTRTELKQLRYLRIFRNQVLPTKFYRSSVRRNLWTKQQDPPLKRVFDDSQYWVSINNPNNTYTGKILSQLVPNPATKTTGLFANPYLTTPSGLREFSDVSLAKAKKIIDNLKSDRSLDGKVNFVIELDRLSDTLCRVIDLCEFIRSAHPEEGFIEAAQDCHEKLFEFMNVLNTDRELCELLNETLQDEQVLSKLSEEEKKVGYILLQDFIKSGIYMDSGKKDQFITLSQDISVIGQEYINNINQLARNHIKVKRSELDNAGIEFDVACQLGKDITGKYYKIPTYGHLPFLILKACTDPEIRKKIWVAMHDCSKQQIERLTNLVKIRAFLAHTMGRECYAAYAIDGKMAKNPKDVDEFLKSLMDFLKPKAAKELKFISDLIHNEKGEKPSDDVDEILTAVRPWDREYYTAIHRNKQKHLLLDDYALDVYYPLGNVIQGLSDIFESIYGIRFEPAVAGKGETWSSDVRRLNVVSEKEGLIGIIYCDLFRRQGKTNNAAHFTICCSRQIYPHEDDFSTIQLGTNVDGTKFQLPIISLLCNFNTRCLNSGETICLLALNEIETLFHEMGHAIHSMLGRTRLQNVSGTRCSTDFVELPSVLMEHFARDTRVLKRIGHHYKTGDRVPATLLNRYLEKARFLKDCETFSQAKMAMLDQRLYDKNIVQNIDSVDVVKIYHELEKELEVLVDDESNWCAKFGHLFGYGATYYCYLFDRAIASKVWKKLFEKDPYSRSGGEKFKNDVLKWGGLREPWNCVADVLDNPDLAHGGEKAMKFIGHVDDI
- the RMA1 gene encoding putative tetrahydrofolate synthase (similar to Saccharomyces cerevisiae RMA1 (YKL132C) and FOL3 (YMR113W); ancestral locus Anc_2.435), which translates into the protein MSIELGLTRIAKLLDHIGNPHTSLKVLHIAGTNGKGSVCSYLSSILGYNQVYKVGKFTSPHLIKITDSITVNNVPVSDLEFNKIRTDLKSINDQFSLDCSEFELLTCTALKYFHQANCKFCILEVGLGGRLDATNVVPGSSKYACGITKIGLDHESFLGNSLPEIAKEKAGIITEGSKFAVVDGSNDPSVLEVVKKRCDAMNCNLMITNGSVDSNKIETKSWGLLNWKNLPLNGEYQIFNLRVAISILDHLQKINKINVSKNELQDGIFSVRWPGRLQTIKYHYKNGDQDVTVPLLLDGAHNGSAAVELAKYLRKTFGDDELTFIMAVTNGKKLSPLLDPILRSKDHVVITRFGSVEGMPWIKPIDPTELSDFIEKNYTKNVEVQPSIKQVLVDVAYNYKSNKRPVVICGSLYLCGEILRVYNQQLQK
- the SHE2 gene encoding She2p (similar to Saccharomyces cerevisiae SHE2 (YKL130C); ancestral locus Anc_2.438); the protein is MTASKKQQTKRKVESLRVTDEIITSLTSIIELYVEYVTHNIQLLNKFIGHMRRVSTLRFERTTLIKFVKKLRFYNESLQNINIKEYTSAHDDLSFIVVFFGSFSIKFLETLDLLKYFFTESLQKEILSKTLNSDLTLSSETILNMDITYNHFVKFTQWMIESINLQNNLLSLEIIEFTLKCAAEDGTSPEETDNIFLQQVATVEDEEEYQYLMDQWSQVLREKVQVLEDSFEVDAAVWQENLGKIKN